Proteins encoded within one genomic window of Rubripirellula tenax:
- a CDS encoding TIGR01212 family radical SAM protein (This family includes YhcC from E. coli K-12, an uncharacterized radical SAM protein.) produces the protein MLHPDDFDVSEAWIDEGLPINAFGRALRRRFGGRIQRVSIDAGFTCPNVDGAVTRGGCNFCDNRSFSPSRRVRLKQVHDQLTSGIVTVRKRYDKVAGFIAYFQPATNTYAPVEQLREVYELAIGINQEPEFTDQVVGLAIGTRPDCVPESVLSLIQELADRTYVSLEYGMQTIHDEGLRWMNRAHTHADMVNAIDRSRGRGFEMCAHVILGIPGETHAMMMATAAEVGRLGFDAIKLHNLYAVRGTPLGEQVLAGEIEMMKRDDYVRTVVDFLELVPPRVVVERISGDAPPDFLIEPKWCLEKSALRLAVEAEFANRGTRQGSRYAPPKIDPANRPIPHDATPESIRSKIETRGRLPVLKMEDR, from the coding sequence GTGCTTCACCCTGACGATTTTGACGTTTCCGAGGCCTGGATCGACGAAGGCTTGCCCATCAACGCGTTCGGTCGTGCGCTGCGCCGACGTTTCGGGGGCCGAATCCAGCGAGTCAGCATCGACGCTGGCTTTACCTGCCCGAACGTCGATGGAGCTGTAACTCGGGGGGGGTGCAATTTTTGCGACAATCGATCGTTCAGCCCCTCGCGGCGGGTCCGGCTGAAACAGGTCCACGACCAGCTGACGTCCGGAATCGTCACCGTTCGCAAGCGGTACGACAAAGTTGCCGGGTTCATCGCGTATTTCCAGCCCGCCACCAACACGTACGCCCCCGTCGAGCAACTTCGCGAAGTCTACGAACTTGCGATCGGCATCAACCAAGAGCCTGAATTCACGGACCAGGTCGTCGGCTTGGCAATCGGAACCCGCCCGGATTGCGTTCCCGAGTCCGTCTTGTCGCTGATTCAGGAACTGGCCGATCGGACCTACGTGTCGCTCGAATACGGCATGCAAACGATCCACGACGAGGGCCTTCGGTGGATGAATCGAGCTCATACGCACGCCGATATGGTCAATGCGATCGACCGAAGCCGGGGTCGTGGGTTTGAAATGTGCGCCCACGTGATTCTGGGGATCCCGGGTGAAACGCACGCGATGATGATGGCAACAGCCGCCGAAGTCGGTCGTTTGGGTTTCGACGCAATCAAACTTCACAACCTGTACGCCGTACGGGGCACGCCGCTTGGGGAACAGGTCTTGGCGGGCGAGATCGAAATGATGAAGCGAGACGACTATGTCCGGACGGTCGTTGATTTCTTAGAACTTGTGCCACCACGAGTCGTCGTCGAGCGGATCAGCGGTGACGCACCGCCCGATTTCTTGATCGAACCAAAGTGGTGCCTCGAGAAATCGGCACTGCGTCTGGCGGTTGAAGCTGAGTTTGCCAACCGGGGAACTCGCCAAGGCAGTCGTTACGCGCCGCCAAAGATCGACCCGGCAAATCGCCCCATCCCACACGATGCCACGCCGGAATCGATTCGATCAAAAATCGAGACGCGGGGGCGTTT